One Heyndrickxia oleronia genomic window, TTTTATATTTGCGAACAATATACCACCTGTGCACATTGGACATGGCTCTAAGGTTGTATATATTGTAAATTTTTCTCGTTTAACTTTCGCATTTAAAATGGCTTGACCAGCATTTCTAATAGCATCGATTTCTGCATGGGCTGTCGCATCTTGATTTGGATGAACGCGATTTCTCCCTTTTGCAATTAAATTATCACTCTCATCAACAATAACAGCTCCAATTGGATAAGTATTCTCCTTCAAAGCTTGCTCCGCCTCTTTAAGTGCTATTTCTAAATAATATCTATCTTTATCCATATTGAGTTTCACCTCTCACAAATTTAGCTATTACTTATAATTTATCTATAATTGATTTATCTCCTTCTTTCAGAAAATGCTTCTATGAATAAAAAAAGAGCTGCTGATCCTCACTAGATCTCCAACTCTTACTTCTTCTAAGTAGGTTAAAAATATTCGGCATAGTTTTAACAAATATTTGTGATGTAGGGGGAAGTTTAACTTATATTAGGGGTAACATCAGAACCTCGGAAATCTTTACAACAAGCGAATTTCAACCTAAAAAAGTCGAATTCCTATACACTAAGGAATCGACTTAAATTATTGTATTCTCATAAATGAGTTATCCTTCATTTGAAGTACAATTTGCCTTAACTCTGATACCAATATAAACAGAAGTCATTCATTGTCGAAGCGTATCCCAGTTGTCTTAACATAGTTGTTATGTTACCTCGATGATACGTACCATGGTTAGCAACATGAAATAAAATTTCTGAGTATGCAGTTTCTCTAGCTCCTGACCAAGGATTGTTCAAATTAATTTTTTGTTCTAAATCATTTTGGCTATTCATCCATTCTTCGTACTGTAAAGCGAGTTCTTCAAAATACTTAACAAACTCGTCTAATGAATAGGAATTAGCCTTTTCTAGAATTACCATAGAGGCTTCCAACGCCTCTTGCATATCCATTCCTTTAAGTACTTGTAACCACATAACATCTACCACATAGATATGACTAAACGTTTGAGCAATATTTGGATATGAACTACTTACCTCTTCATATAAGACATTTTTTGGTAGTTCGTTTATTCTTTCTAATAACACCTTATTAGCCCAAACATGGTACTTATACATATTTTTTGCATGGTTCATTTAACATCTACTCCTTAGCTTCTTGGTTTCAAAACTTGATATTCGTATTATAAAAAAAGATATATGACAGCAGATTGTCATATATCTTCATAAACTTTCATTATTTTTTTTGCCTCATCTTTTATAATTGATTGCAGTTCCACAGGTTTTATAACTTTAGCTCCACTACCAAAGCTTAAAAGAATTGATTTAAGCCATCTAGCATGTAGAGGTTGATAAACAGATAGTGTAATTGTCATACTTCCATCACTGTTCATGACTTTAGCAGAATTCTGGAATTGATCTAATACTCCTGCTAAGGAATTAGGATTAACCCAAATTACTACATCCTCAAATCCTTCTAGATTGTCATCTGAATAAGTTGAATCTTCTTTCCTTTCGTGAGTTTGGACAAACGTTTTTTCCGTCAAAATTATACTCATCATACGTGATACTCTAAATTCTCTATAATTCTGACGTTCTCTACAATACCCATATAAATACCAGTTGCGATACTTATAATGAAGGTGAACAGGTTCTAATTCACGTGATGTAAATTCATTTTTATTACTTACATAATCAAAACGGATTACCCTTTTTTCATGAATAGCTTTTCGCAGATCCATTAAAGAATTCGGTTCTGTTCTATGGCTATCTAGGTCAACTAACAAAGTCCGATTGTTTCCACTTGTATCTAGCATTTTTAATCTTTCTATCGTATGTTCAACTTCCTTATCTTCAAAAATACTTGATAAACTACTTAATACAGTGACGAGGTTCAATATGTCATAGGAACCTATTAAACTCCTATCAAATTTGTAACCTTCTATAATTCCGAAACCTCCGTTAGTACCTTGGTAAGAAACGACTGGTATTCCTGCAGCACAAATCGCTTCGATATCTCTATAAATGGTTCGCGTTGATACTTGGAATTCATCAGCTAAACTTGAAGCTGACAAAATTTCATTATTTAAGAGCTTGAATATGATGGAAATCAAACGTTCTAATTTCAATTCTCATTTCCTTTCTACAATAATTGATTAAGCGGTCATTGACATGCCACTGACCGTACATTTTATTTCTCTTGTATTTTTAATAAATTTATCCAAACCTTTTATTAAAAATATCATGTTCATTTAGTATAACTATGTATTGAATCAATACTAATCCTCTTGTAAATGGCAAAAGAACTGATATGAGAAAATGAACTTTCAGATATTAAAGAAAGTATTTTGGCATGGGCATAGCCATTAAACTTTTTATTAAAGAAAGTTTACTAACTAATTGTAGGTTTGTGGAAAACCAAATTATGATTGCTTTGTTCAACTAACGCCACCATTAGCATAAGCTGGACTCTTCACAAACTTTCCAACACATTGATTCTCCTTATTCCTTACCACAATTATAACAACGTTTGTCTTTGTCATTATCTCCGTACATTCGTAGTTCCTTCTCTATTCCACAAACTTTGCAAAAGTCAAAGTGAATTTGTGGAATTATACCTTTTTCGGCAAACGGAACCCACTCTTTGTCATATAAACTCTTTGTCATACCATAATCGGTAAAGACAAGTTTACCATCATTATTTAAACCATAGTTACTACTGTCTTTTAAATCAAAGCAATCAAATTTTTTATCTAATATTTCTAAAACTTCTTCAAACAAATCAGGAATCAAATGTTGGTGTTCTACCACCTTTATCTCATACGATTGATTGTCCTTTAGTTCTAAGGGTCTGTAATATGTTTGTACAGATATGAATTCATCAACGTAATATGTCTGAGCGAGTAATGAATCAAGACCTTTATCCGCCATTGAAGAATAAACTTTTAATTCATTAAGTGATTGTTTATAACCGATTGGATGCAAATGTACTTTTATTACGTAATCTAAAACTCTATATACTTTTCTTGTAGACCCTATACCTACAAAATTATCATCACTACAATACTGCTTCCAATTTTGAATGATTTGTTTAAGCATTGATTTCCCACCTCAAATTATCAATTCGATACTTTATACTTATTTCCTTTTTAAAGTAACTACCTGTTTATTCAACTTATGGTGTTACCATAAAATTGGTTGGGAATTCATCGCTCTACGCTTTTCATTTATATACTTTTTATTAACTTGTTGAATAATAGTTTTTCTTATGTTGATACTAATTTAAAATAACTGTTAATAAAGGTGAGTAGAATGAAATATGAAACAAAAAAGATTTTGAAATGGTTCATTATCATTAATATCGCAAACGCAATGATTGCTGCAATAATTGGTCAAATTCAAACTGAATATTTAATAAAAAAAATTAATAAAAATACAAATAAAAATAATCAATAGCTGCTATCTTAGGTTAAGTAAATAGTACCTCCTCACTTTCAATAGCGAAACCCTATATCCAACTAATATCCCCTTTATTTCAACCCCTATTAAAGGAAAAGGAGCCTTTATTAGCTTAAGAAGATGATGGAATCCCTATTCATTCTTGGAAGAAAGGAACTTCTCCTTCCCAATTACAGTGAAAACAATCTACTCCCCATCCTTTAACTGGTAAAACTAATGCATTTTCTTTTTCGTCATTAAAAATTAGGCTGGAAAATGATTTAAGATAAAATGATTCATCAATTAGTCTCTTACCATAATTAGGGCAAAACTTTGGTTTCATATGACCTATCTCCTTTCTATAACCTCTTAAATTGCTTATAGATTAAATAAAGAAAAAACAAGATACACTGCTGCCGCCCACATGATAATGGCAGATATTTTATTCAAGACCAACAAAAAGGTTCCAGATTTATCAATTTTACCTATGACTCTACCAATTAGTGAAAGTCCAATAAACCAAAGCCATGAAACCATAATACATGTAAAAGCAAATATTACTTTTTCAACTCCATGGTATTTTATTGAGCTTGTTCCTATTACCCCCACAGTGTCCATGATTGCATGTGGGTTTAATAAAGAAACAGATGCCGCAAATAATAGTTGTTTCTTTAAAGAAAATTTATTTACATCTGCATTTCTTTGATTATTTGGTTTACTATTCCATGTAGTCCATCCCATATAGACTAAAAAAATAACCCCTCCCCCAATTAAAATAACTTTAAACCAAAATGAACCTAAAATCAGTAAGGAAACCCCTAAAACAGATACTAAAATTAATAGGGTGTCACATAGAGAAGCTGTTATAACGACTGGTAATACATTCATATATCGAGGTTGCATAGCCCCCTGGTTAAAAATAAAAACATTTTGGACACCAAGTGGCAGAATTAATCCAAGTGAAAGAATAAACCCATGAATAAATGGTTCTATCATATAAAATTCCCCTTTCGATTTATGCTACAAGGTAAATTGTAGTTGAAATATTGTCTTTGTCTCCAACCAATTGGATGGAACTCAAACCAACCAAGTTATATAATAGAAACAAAAAGAGGAGAACGTTTTGATGTTTACAACCGATTGGAAACCAAATAAATCATCGTCGGTACCTTTACATAGGCAGATCACTGATTTTATTAAGGAAAAAATAACAAATGGTGAATGGACGATAGGATATAAGCTCCCTCCTCAACGTACTTTAGCAAAAGAGTTAGGAGTAAATAGAAGTACAGTTGTAACTGCCTATGATGAATTAATAGCTGAAGGACTAATTGAAGGAAAAAGCGGCAGTGGAACCAGAGTGGTTAATAATACTTGGAATTTATTAGTAACCATGCCTCCTCCCGATTGGACTTCATATGTAAAGGTAGGAACTCACAAGCCAAATTTGCCAACGATTCAAGAAATAAATCAAGCTGAATTTATTCCTGACATCATTCGTCTTGGAACTGGAGAATTATCACCAAATCTTATTCCGAGCATGGCAATGAAAAAAATATTTCATCAATTGGCAAATAGAGAAATTTCTTATGGATATGAAGAACCGAAGGGGTTGCTGCCATTAAGAGAACAGATAGCCAACTATTTAAAGACAATTGGGATTTATGCTTCTCCTTCTTCTATTTTAATTGTATCCGGTGCATTACAAGCTCTACAGCTTATCAGTGTCGGTTTATTACATAAGGGTTCTACCGTATTAACAGAAAAACCATCCTATCTTCATTCTTTAAATGTCTTCCAGTCAGCAGGTATGCGTTTAATGGGTATCCCTATGGATAAAGAAGGAATTCAAGCCAAGCTTGTTAAACAATATAAAAAGCAACAAAAAGCTGCTTTACTCTATACCATTCCTTCATTTCATAATCCAACGGGTACGTTAATGACTATGGACAGGCGGAAACAATTGTTGGATACTTGTCAACAAGAACAACTACCTTTGATTGAAGATGATGTCTACCGAGAACTATGGTTTGATGAACATTTACCAAAACCAATTAAGTCTTTTGACAAAAATGGCCTTGTACTTTATTTGGGAAGTTTATCTAAATCTTTAAGTCCTGGTCTCCGTATTGGATGGATTGTTGGTCCAGAACCAGTAGTTGAGCATTTAGCAGATATTAAAATGCAAACCGATTACGGTTCTAGTTCTTTATCACAGTGGGCTGCTGTAGAATGGTTTTCAAGCGGATTCTACTCTAAACATTTAAATGAAGTAAGAGAACAACTGAAAATTCGAAGAGATTTTACTTTAGATACTTTGAACAAGTATTTTTCCGATCTAGCGGTTTGGCAAAAACCCACTGGAGGATTTTACATATGGTTGCGTTTGTTACCGTTAATTTCCATGAGAAAGTTATTTGAAATCGCACTCTCAGAAGGAATTTTACTAAACCCAGGAAATGTTTATGATCATCATGCTGAACAATATCTACGAATTTCCTATTCATTTGCTCCGCTTCCAGAAATACACGATGGTCTTAAACGCTTATCTATGATTGTAAAAATGCTAGCTAAATAAGGGCTTTTATTGAAGCCTTTTTTAGCTAGCGATTAAGTATTAAGAGCTGTTTACCTTCAATAGCTTTACAATCTTGCCATATTGATATTTATAATCACTTTATTTTTCTCTAAAAATAGAATAGTAGTAAAAAGCCAGGTAATATTTGAATCAAGATCAATTGTACAACCTTTATATCTCGAACAAGTTTCAATCCTTTTCCATTTACTTCCCCTAAAAAAAGAGCATCCTTTATTAAAAGAGTGCTCCAATAATTGATCAAGTAATTTATCCATACTCTTTAATTCTACTTTTAAAAGCGTGTTTATTTCTCATTTCCATGTAATGCTACAAGATCTCATATTCCATCCACAGCTATCAAAAAAATCTTTATTTAGCTGGAGAGTAATCTTGCAAAATCATATATGTATTCTACTAGTTTACGATAATTCCTTTATATACCAAGCGTCCATAGCACTATGCTCAGAACCATCTAGTGCCTTTTCAAGTTGTTGAAAACCTAATTTGATATAAAGGAGATTGGCAACTTGTAGTTTCTTCAATGTTTCTAAATAACAGTGAGTATAATGTTCCTTAGCGAAGTCGAGTGCTACTTTCATCAGCTCTTTCGACAAACCCATGCCTTGAGCTTCGGAGGTAATGTAAAGCTTTTGCAGCTCACAAATTCCCGTCTTCTGTCCAAATGGAGCAATACCCACACCGCCTAACACTTCATCCTTTTCATTCACTGCAACCCAATACTTTGCATTTGATTGCTCCTTGTAAAATTGTGTTAGATTGCTCAGTTGAGGGTCAAAATAGGCTGTTCCTGGAATGTTTAAGTTCAATGATTCCAAAGAACGCTTAATAATTTTTTCTATTGTTTGATTGTCCTTTTCTTTAATTTCACGAATCCTCATAGTTTTATCTCCATATCTACTAATTTATTTCATCTAATACTACTTCTTCTAGGTCTTTATTCAAAAAACCTGCCACCTTGGCAAAAATCTATCCCCGCTTCTTAAAAAAGGAATTGGTGTTAGACCAATCTTTCTCCATCCTATGCCAAATAAGTAAAGCAAGTATGAGACCTAAAAAAATACAAAAGATCGAAACAATCAAAAATTCAACAAAAGTAAAGTCTAGTCGGAACGATTTAAGAAGATATTTAACTATATAATAGTCAAGTATCAACGGTATTGATAAGACGATTCCATACAATAGGACAATTCGCCTTTTACCTTTTTCTCTAATTTGCCCCCAATTTACCATATAAATTGAGCCTCCTTAAATCAGTACATCGAATTACTTCATATTATTTATCTGTTCTTTAGTTAATGAATTGTAAAAGTAATCTATCCATTTAGTCGAAGTAGACTTAAAAGTAGGTTTTAAGCCTTTACTTACAAAATGATTAAGGTTTTTTTTAGTTGCACTTCTGTTTTCATATATCCCCGTTACAGTGGTCATGTTTTTCTCCATTTGGGGATCCATCCGCTCACTTTGGTTACCGTGTACTCGGGTTTTGCTCCCTTTGGGGAACCATTCCCTCTCTTTCGTTACCCTGTACCTTGGTTTTGCTCCCTTTGGGGAACCATTCCCTCTCTCTCTTTCGTTACCCTGTACCCGGGTTTTGCACCCTTTGGGGAACCATTCTCTCTCTTTCGTTACCCTGTACCTTGGTTTTGCTCCTTTTGGGAAACCATTCCCTCTCTTTCGTTACCCTGAACCCGGGTTTTGCTCCCTTTGGGGATCCATTCGCTCACATTAGTTACCGGAACCCCCGGTTTTTCTTCTTTTGCGGATCCATTCACACTCTTTCGTTACCCCGAACCCGTTCCCGTTCACAACTCCATTTAACTTTCATCCTAATATTGCATTCATCTCCCAAGTGCAAATAAATTCACATAATGACAAGTAAAGTGTGCAGTTCGTTTCGGAATGTGTACCTTTTGTTTTATATGTGAACACTTTGTCACAAAAACGTCCGAGATAGCGTTTTCTTTTTTATAATGTGTACATACCAAGATTGACTTAGTACTATTTGCACTTATTTGGTAATATCATACACATTCCGGGGGGAGTAACATGTTAAATACAGAGCAACTGAACACGGAACAGGAGCCAAAAAAGAAAAAGAAAAAATTTGAGATGCCACATATTTATGTCATTTTATTTGTTTTTAGTGCGCTAGCCGCCATTACCACCTATTTCATTCCGGCGGGGGAATTTAAACGTGTACCAGGTCCAGAAGGTCGGACAACAATTGACCCAAATTCCTTTCATCATGTTGAACAAACACCTGTTGGGGTTATAGACTTTTTAACGGTGATTCCACGGGGATTGATTGACGCAGGTGAGGTTGTATTCTTCACGTTTATCATTGGTGGGATGTTTATGGTTCTAAGACGTACCGGAATCATTGAGGTCGCTGTTGATAAACTGGCACGGAAATTCTCGCATAAAAGTATTATGCTCATTCCTGTCTTAACAACCGTGTTTGCCGTTATAGCAACATTGATTGGTACAGCAGAATTATCACTTGTTTACATTCCGGTTATTATGCCTCTTATTATTGCACTGGGTTATGATTCAATTACAGCAGCAGCTATTGCACTTTGTGGAACTGTTGTTGGTTTTACAGCAGGTGTTCTAAATCCGATTAATACAGGGCTTGGACAAAAATTATCGGGATTGCCTGTTTTCTCTGGACTTGGATTACGCTTAATCGTTTTTATTGTGACAGTTACGGCAGCTATTTTATTCATTATCCGTTATGCAAAGAAAATCAAAAAAGATCCAACACGTAGTCTAGTATATGAGGAAGATGTGGAAAAGCGTGCTTTATATACTAGTGTGGGAAAAGCTGAAGCTATTTCCGCCACTGCAAGGCAAAAGTGGGCAGCGGTTGTAGCGCTTGTATTCTTCGTCATTCTTGTATATGGTGTCATTTCAAAAGGTTGGTTTATGGTTGAAATGGCAGGACTATTTATCATCATGGGAATTGTCGTCGGAATGATTGCCGGTCTTAAATTAGGCGAAATTTGTGAAGCCTTTAACCAAGGTTTTAGAGATGTTTTAATGGGAGCATTTATAGTTGGGCTGGCTCGGGCAGTTGCTGTTGTACTAGAAGATGGTAACATTATGGACACGATGGTTCATACGCTTGGTTCGCTCGTTGGTGATTTGCCACCTGCATTAGCGGCAGTTGGTATGTATGTTGTACAGGTTTTTATTAACTTTATTATTTCGTCTGGTAGTGGACAGGCACTTGTAACCATGCCAATAATGGCGCCACTTGCTGATATGGTTGGTGTGACGAGACAAACTGCTGTTCTAGCGTATCAACTTGGTGATGGGTTCACCCATATATTTTATCCGACAAGTGGGTACTTCATGGCAGCACTTGCGATTGCAGGTGTTCAATGGCAAAAATGGGTTCGTTTCTTCTTCCCATTGTTCCTCATTTGGGCAGGAATTTCGGTTGTAACACTTGTTATCGCCCAAATGATTGGCTGGTCTTAATAAATTACAGAAATAGCATCCATCCTTTTAATGAAAGAATGGATGCTATTTTTTTATTTTTTGAAGGCAAGACGCAATCAACTTATTTAATTCCCAATTTTTGTTTAACATGTTTCGCGTAGGAGCGACTGATAGGTACTTTTGATCCATCTTTTAAAATTAAATTATACGCACGATTAAGCCATGGCTCAATAGCGGAAACCTGTTTTAAATTAACAATATATCCTCGATGCACTTGTAAAAAGTCATCTCCTAACTTTTCTAATATTTGATAAAGTAACAGATCTGTTTCATATTTATGCTGTGCGGTTTTAATATACGTTTGGCGATTTTCTGTTCCTATATAATAAATCTCATCAACTTGTACAATAATCATTCGATCGTCGTCTTTTACTGGAATTGTTTTTGTTCCCTGTGGCTGTATATCCTCTTGTTGCGGTTTACCACGATGGAACTGTGCATGAACTAGTAATTTGTCTACAGTTTTACGAAGCCTCACCCCATCAATTGGCTTAACAATGTAATCAATTGCATCCAAATCGAATGCATCAAGTGCATACGCATCATAAGCTGTAGCAAATACAATCATCGGTTGTTTTTTCATATGTTTAAATTGTTTCGCCAATTCCATTCCATTTCCTTTAGCCAGCTGGATGTCAAGGAACACCACATCAGGTTGACATTCATTAATATCCCATAGAGCTTCGTGCATCGTTTCGGACTCGCCAATAATCTCTATATCACCTGTTTCAGTTAATAAATATTTTAATTCCTCTCGTGCAAATTGTTCATCCTCTACAATAAACGCATACAGCATATCTACCTAACCTCTCTATGTAATTAAAATTGTATCGGTAATGTAATTGAAACGGTAGTTCCTTGCCCTTGTTTGCTTTCCATGTTAAAAGTCGCATCCCGGCTAAATAAAGCGGTTAGGCGTTCCTTAATATTAAAGAGTGCCGACCCACTTCCGTTTTTGGTGGAGTTAACAACACGCTGGCCTAAATCAACGAGCCTTTCTGGTGGCACGCCAATTCCATTGTCGATCACCGTTAACTGTAGTTTCGTTTCTGTTCGTTGCTTAATGTTAATGTGGATTTTGCCAATCTCCCCCAAGTTCTTTAATTCACCATGGGTAATCGCGTTTTCTACAAGCGGTTGTAGAATAAATGGTGGAATAAGAGCATGACTGAGATTCGGATCCATCTCGACGCTAAGTTCAAATTTATCAGGAAATCGAGCTTCTTCTAATGCGAAATAGGCATGGACATTTTCCAATTCTTTTTCGATACGTACAAGACGGTCTGTGAGTCCTGTCAAATTGTTTCTTAAAAAGGTAGATAAATGAAGTAACAATTTACGAGCGAGCATAGGATCCATGCGGCAAAGCGCAACAATTGTATTTAGAGCATTGAATAAAAAATGAGGATGAATTTGAGCATGGAGCGCCTTTATTTCGGCATCTTGCAATAACTGATTATAGCGTTCAACCTCTCCCAGCTCTAATTGACTAGAAAATAAATTACTAAGTCCTTCTGCCATTTCACGTTCAACAGACGTCATGAGAAATGGGTGGCGAAAATAAAATGTTAACGTCCCAATTGTTTTATCTTTCACAAGTAATGGTAATACAATAAACGCCGCCTTATTTGCATTTCGCGGATATAATGCATTCGTATAGGATCGAACGATTTTCATTTTCCCCGTTTGAATTACCTGCTCTCTATATTTAAGCTCAGATGGATTGCTGCTTCCACCTGTATGAGCTAGCTCTCTAATACCACGGGTAATTGCTACATGGTCGACATTGGTTAACTGTTGGATGACATTTGCGGCTTTTGATGCCGTGGATTCGTTTAACCCTTGACGGAAAAGTGAAAGTGTCCGGTCTGCAATGGATAGTGCAGTAGCCGTTTGATTGGCACGTGTTCGTTCCTCAGCCTGAATCACACTATAAAAAATCATCGCACAAATCCAGATACCAATACTATTGATGACGATAATCGGAATTCCAGTATAGCTAATTAAATGAAAAGCTGTCATGTGCTGGGTAGTAATCAATGGGATAAGTAGAATTTGAATGATAAGGATCAAAAGACCAATTAAAAACATAGGTAAAGGTCGAATTAAGCCAATTCCACGTAGTTTACGGCCGAAAAGTCCAGCTAATCCACCACCTACAAGTGAGGCGATAAAACTGGCATTGCTAATAAATCCCCCCATAAATAAACGATGTCCACCTGCAATTAATGCTGATCCAAGTCCAACAATTGGGCCTCCAACCAGGCCTCCAATGATAATGCCAATATTACGTGTATCGGCAATGGCATTATCCATTTGAAGTTCAGGATTCCATAAGTTAGAAATTACATGTGCATCTGGATTGACTACGATGGCTGTATAATTTCCTATGACACCAAATAATCCAAAGAGCATAATCATAACAAAGCTACCTTTGATGTTTAAATCCCGATAAATCATCTGTCTAAAAATAGGCAGCCGTGTAAAGAGAAAAGCAATCGTGATGATAAGCGTCATTCGTGATAGCATTTGTGATAATAAATCCCACATGTTAAATCTCCGTTTCTTCTACACTCTTAAATAAACTTCTTTTTCATAGTAAGGGTTTACAGGAAACTTGGCAATAAAATCGTTTATGTACCACTTCATACCTTCTCTGATTTAAGATAAAAATTTTAGTTTGGAAATCAAAAATGCTATTTAGTTGTTATACGTATATGATTGATTTTCAATAAGTCAGTCTTCACTAATAATTTACATCAAAAATAAAACAACTAATTTTAACCCCGTCCTAAAGCAGTACGGGATAATACGTATTTGAGGTTTTAAAACTAAATAAAGTTTATAGTCATTTTACATTTGGTATAGTACAATCGTAGACCTTTTCATTGAGGTAAACTGCCAATTCGTGGATTAACAAAAAGGCTTTACTCCTCTTTGAAGTAAGCCCCAGAAAGTATTAATTAGAATTCTATTTTTCCGCCGCTAAAGCCTGTGCTTTAGTTAAATGAACCGTACCGAATGGATGTTGTGGAGGAGCATATATAGAATAAAGTTTTAAAGGGATATTACCTGTATTCGTTACATTATGCCAGGTGCCAGCAGGTATCATAATGGCAAAATCATCATAAACTTTTTGAACAAAATTTAAATGATCTTTTCTCTGTCCCATTTGCACAACCCCTTGACCTTGTTCAACCCGTAGGAATTGGTCAGTATTAGGGTGAATTTCTAAACCGATGTCTTCACCAACATTAATACTCATCAATGTCACTTGCAAATGTTTTCCTGTCCACAAAGCAGTTCGATAAGTATTGTTATGTTTCGCAGCTTCATTAATATTGACTACAAATGGCTTTCGCCCATAATCTTTCACCTTATTTCTTTGGTTATTATAATTATTCCAGTAATCAGGATGTCTTATATAATTATTATGCATTTGAACATTAGCCCCATAAACATTAGATTGGTATGGATACATACAGGAGGTATAGTACATCTAATTCATTCC contains:
- a CDS encoding LytS/YhcK type 5TM receptor domain-containing protein, with protein sequence MWDLLSQMLSRMTLIITIAFLFTRLPIFRQMIYRDLNIKGSFVMIMLFGLFGVIGNYTAIVVNPDAHVISNLWNPELQMDNAIADTRNIGIIIGGLVGGPIVGLGSALIAGGHRLFMGGFISNASFIASLVGGGLAGLFGRKLRGIGLIRPLPMFLIGLLILIIQILLIPLITTQHMTAFHLISYTGIPIIVINSIGIWICAMIFYSVIQAEERTRANQTATALSIADRTLSLFRQGLNESTASKAANVIQQLTNVDHVAITRGIRELAHTGGSSNPSELKYREQVIQTGKMKIVRSYTNALYPRNANKAAFIVLPLLVKDKTIGTLTFYFRHPFLMTSVEREMAEGLSNLFSSQLELGEVERYNQLLQDAEIKALHAQIHPHFLFNALNTIVALCRMDPMLARKLLLHLSTFLRNNLTGLTDRLVRIEKELENVHAYFALEEARFPDKFELSVEMDPNLSHALIPPFILQPLVENAITHGELKNLGEIGKIHINIKQRTETKLQLTVIDNGIGVPPERLVDLGQRVVNSTKNGSGSALFNIKERLTALFSRDATFNMESKQGQGTTVSITLPIQF
- a CDS encoding cupin domain-containing protein, with protein sequence MYYTSCMYPYQSNVYGANVQMHNNYIRHPDYWNNYNNQRNKVKDYGRKPFVVNINEAAKHNNTYRTALWTGKHLQVTLMSINVGEDIGLEIHPNTDQFLRVEQGQGVVQMGQRKDHLNFVQKVYDDFAIMIPAGTWHNVTNTGNIPLKLYSIYAPPQHPFGTVHLTKAQALAAEK